A section of the Citrus sinensis cultivar Valencia sweet orange chromosome 8, DVS_A1.0, whole genome shotgun sequence genome encodes:
- the LOC102625696 gene encoding uncharacterized protein LOC102625696 isoform X1, giving the protein MSTRENSYTEAEALNLLAQLERILDLDPLIDEVGFIHPSQFATLKEEIGDSLSSEDRDHESTSFWIRDHKLGISTQILIPVYKAAKHAFISALRQYKTPGNFSGKSQDDTLAIEVMIHSKALLLLSCDFATAWNSRKLIVSNKRLLPILMDELHLSALVLSYSPKSEQAWSHRRWVINMISRNCSTLQWIIERESELVEKIAERSKMNYRAWNHRCWLVSFMTREQVLDELKKSRNWSGLHVADNSCFHYRRRLMLRNLEGFCYTQDNNSSGYFVETYQIWKEELDWNESLIKRYIGREALWLHRRFLSMYLIKHMATHLLAVSCQSKPKASVDIDIDSLMDHELCLVHSCSTTIADANFEEAQAIHSAAYMLWLTKQIPEYQGIDIQEKLRAGVGDMTRMLKRSCPDRSSLWDYLVGYHSEP; this is encoded by the exons ATGAGTACGAGGGAAAACTCGTATACTGAAGCAGAAGCTTTGAATCTCCTGGCGCAATTGGAACGTATTCTGGACCTTGATCCCCTTAT TGATGAAGTAGGATTCATTCACCCATCCCAGTTTGCCACATTGAAAGAAGAGATAGGTGATTCTCTCAGTTCAGAGGATAGGGACCATGAAAGTACTAGTTTTTGGATCAGAGATCATAAGTTGGGCATTTCAACGCAAATTCTTATTCCAGTGTATAAGGCGGCTAAACATGCATTTATCTCTGCGCTTAGGCAATATAAAACACCTGGCAACTTTTCTGGTAAATCTCAGGATGACACTCTGGCAATTGAAGTTATGATTCATAGCAAGGCACTTTTGTTGCTAAGCTGTGACTTTGCCACCGCATGGAATTCCAG GAAGCTAATTGTGTCAAACAAGCGGCTCCTGCCAATATTAATGGATGAACTTCACTTGTCAGCTCTTGTTCTATCGTATTCTCCTAAAAGTGAACAAGCTTGGAGCCACAG GCGATGGGTGATCAATATGATCTCTAGAAATTGTTCAACTCTGCAATGGATAATAGAGAGAGAATCTGAGCTTGTGGAAAAAATTGCTGAG AGATCAAAAATGAACTACCGTGCATGGAATCATCGTTGTTGGTTGGTTTCCTTCATGACCAGAGAACAG GTGCTAGATGAGTTGAAGAAATCAAGAAATTGGTCTGGGTTGCACGTTGCTGATAATTCTTGCTTTCATTATCGTAGA AGGTTGATGCTTAGGAACTTAGAGGGCTTTTGCTACACTCAAGACAATAATTCTTCTGGTTACTTTGTGGAAACCTATCAAATCTGGAAG GAAGAGCTTGATTGGAATGAGTCTCTGATAAAGCGATATATAGGGAGAGAG GCTCTGTGGCTTCACCGCCGTTTTCTTTCCATGTATTTGATAAAACATATGGCAACTCATCTCCTTGCCGTTTCTTGCCAATCAAAGCCAAAAGCCAGTGTAGATATTGACATTGATAGCTTGATGGATCATGAGTTGTGCCTTGTACATTCCTGTTCCACTACTATTGCCGATGCCAACTTTGAGGAAGCACAAGCAATACATTCTGCTGCTTACATGTTATGGTTAACAAag CAAATTCCTGAGTATCAAGGTATTGATATTCAAGAGAAGCTACGAGCGGGAGTGGGAGACATGACGAGAA
- the LOC102625696 gene encoding uncharacterized protein LOC102625696 isoform X2, with the protein MSTRENSYTEAEALNLLAQLERILDLDPLMKLIVSNKRLLPILMDELHLSALVLSYSPKSEQAWSHRRWVINMISRNCSTLQWIIERESELVEKIAERSKMNYRAWNHRCWLVSFMTREQVLDELKKSRNWSGLHVADNSCFHYRRRLMLRNLEGFCYTQDNNSSGYFVETYQIWKEELDWNESLIKRYIGREALWLHRRFLSMYLIKHMATHLLAVSCQSKPKASVDIDIDSLMDHELCLVHSCSTTIADANFEEAQAIHSAAYMLWLTKQIPEYQGIDIQEKLRAGVGDMTRMLKRSCPDRSSLWDYLVGYHSEP; encoded by the exons ATGAGTACGAGGGAAAACTCGTATACTGAAGCAGAAGCTTTGAATCTCCTGGCGCAATTGGAACGTATTCTGGACCTTGATCCCCTTAT GAAGCTAATTGTGTCAAACAAGCGGCTCCTGCCAATATTAATGGATGAACTTCACTTGTCAGCTCTTGTTCTATCGTATTCTCCTAAAAGTGAACAAGCTTGGAGCCACAG GCGATGGGTGATCAATATGATCTCTAGAAATTGTTCAACTCTGCAATGGATAATAGAGAGAGAATCTGAGCTTGTGGAAAAAATTGCTGAG AGATCAAAAATGAACTACCGTGCATGGAATCATCGTTGTTGGTTGGTTTCCTTCATGACCAGAGAACAG GTGCTAGATGAGTTGAAGAAATCAAGAAATTGGTCTGGGTTGCACGTTGCTGATAATTCTTGCTTTCATTATCGTAGA AGGTTGATGCTTAGGAACTTAGAGGGCTTTTGCTACACTCAAGACAATAATTCTTCTGGTTACTTTGTGGAAACCTATCAAATCTGGAAG GAAGAGCTTGATTGGAATGAGTCTCTGATAAAGCGATATATAGGGAGAGAG GCTCTGTGGCTTCACCGCCGTTTTCTTTCCATGTATTTGATAAAACATATGGCAACTCATCTCCTTGCCGTTTCTTGCCAATCAAAGCCAAAAGCCAGTGTAGATATTGACATTGATAGCTTGATGGATCATGAGTTGTGCCTTGTACATTCCTGTTCCACTACTATTGCCGATGCCAACTTTGAGGAAGCACAAGCAATACATTCTGCTGCTTACATGTTATGGTTAACAAag CAAATTCCTGAGTATCAAGGTATTGATATTCAAGAGAAGCTACGAGCGGGAGTGGGAGACATGACGAGAA